The nucleotide sequence GAAAAGTCATCGGGCTTAAGGATCCCTTCATAAGTTCTGTGGCTGACGTCGTTGTCAGGGAAATGGGTGAGACCTATCCGGAACTGAAAAAGGCCTCGGCATTTCTGGGGAAGGTCATAGACCACGAGGAGTCCCGCTTTGCAGAGACACTTGAATTTGGGCTGCGCTTTCTTGACGAGGAGATAGCCAAACTCAAGAAGGAACACAAGACCCAAATCTCAGGGAATTTTGCCTTTAAGCTCCATGACACCTATGGCTTACCTGTAGATATACTCCTTGATGTGGCCAGGGAAGAGGATATGGGGCTTGACCGGGATGGTTATGAACGAGCCCGGTCAGAGCAGAGGGAGCGGTCGAGAAAGGCGCGCCATGATACGGTTACTGAAGAATTGCCGCAGGTATACAGGGAGTTGTTGAGTTCAAATCTGGGTAACAGATTCATAGGGTATGATACCACATCCCACAAATCAGAGATTCTTGCCCTTTTAAAGCAGGGCCGGCCGATCCAGCGAGCTCCAGCCGGATGGTGCGGAGAGCTCATTGCCGCGGAAACGCCATTTTATGCGGAGTCAGGCGGCCAGGTAGGTGACAGGGGTTGGGTGGAAGGGCCTTCGGGCAGGGCCGAAGTAATAGACACCTTCCACAAGGGAGACCTCATAGTACACAGTATAGAGGTAAGACATGGTTATCTGGAGTCAGGAGATTCCATAAAGCTTGAGGTGTCAGAGAATCTCAGAAAAGATACTGCCCGCAACCACACCGCCACCCACCTTCTCCACAGTGCCCTCAGGCAAGTCCTTGGAGAACATGTGAAGCAGGCGGGCTCCATGGTAGCCCCGGACAGGCTGCGTTTTGATTTTACCCACTTTTCTGCCTTGACACCGGATGAGATCAGAGAGGTTGAAGACCTGGTAAATGAACAGATCAGAGAGGACAGAGAAGTCAAAACAGAGATCCTTTCCTATAAAGAGGCCATGGCCTGTGATGCAATGGCCCTGTTCGGGGAAAAGTACGGAGAGACTGTTCGCCTGGTGAGTGTCCCGGATTTCAGCAAGGAACTCTGTGGCGGTACCCACGTTTCCCGTACAGGGCAAATAGGTCTTTTCAAGATCATCAGCGAATCCAGTGTGGCTTCGGGAATGCGGAGGCTTGAGGCCTGTACCGCCCAAACCGCTTTGGACTTTGTGCATGAATTGGAAGAAGCGGTTTCCATCATCACCTTTCAACTGAAGTGCCCCAGATGGGAGGCTTCCAAAAAGGTTGCAAGACTCCTTGAGATGACAAAGGACCTGGAGAAGCAGCTCCAGCAGGCTAAAAAGGTCCGCGCCACGCAGGGGCTGGATAAGTTGTTATCCGGGACCCGGGAAATTAACCACATTAAGGTACTCTCTGCACGAGTTGAAGCAGAAAACGTCAGGTCCCTGAGGGACCTGGGAGACAGGCTCAGGGATAAGATTGGTTCGGGGGTCATAGTGATAGGATCGCGGGCCGACGGCAAGGCCCTGCTACTGGTCCTTGTAACCAAAGATCTCACTGACCGGCTGCATGCAGGAAATATGATCAAACAGGTAGCCCGGATAATCGGCGGAAGCGGAGGAGGGCGCCCTGAAATGGCGCAGGCAGGCGGCCCGAAACCGGAAAGGCTCGAAGAGGCCCTTGAGGCAGTCTAT is from Deltaproteobacteria bacterium and encodes:
- a CDS encoding alanine--tRNA ligase; protein product: MSGKQIRSLFLDFFSRNGSEIIPSSPLIPAEDPSLLFTNSGMVQFKKVFLGEETRSYTRAASCQKCVRAGGKHNDLENVGYTARHHTFFEMLGNFSFGDYFKREAISFAWDFLTKEIELPVEDLWVTVFREDDEAAKFWPEITGISPDRVVRLGEEDNFWAMGDTGPCGPCSEILVDQGPDVGCGRPDCKVGCDCDRFLELWNLVFMQFFRDESGRMTPLPTPCIDTGLGLERMAAICQGRQSNYDTDIFAGLIACIEELSGRTYGKDRQSDVAIKVIADHTRASTFLIADGLIPSNEGRGYVLRRIIRRAVRYGKVIGLKDPFISSVADVVVREMGETYPELKKASAFLGKVIDHEESRFAETLEFGLRFLDEEIAKLKKEHKTQISGNFAFKLHDTYGLPVDILLDVAREEDMGLDRDGYERARSEQRERSRKARHDTVTEELPQVYRELLSSNLGNRFIGYDTTSHKSEILALLKQGRPIQRAPAGWCGELIAAETPFYAESGGQVGDRGWVEGPSGRAEVIDTFHKGDLIVHSIEVRHGYLESGDSIKLEVSENLRKDTARNHTATHLLHSALRQVLGEHVKQAGSMVAPDRLRFDFTHFSALTPDEIREVEDLVNEQIREDREVKTEILSYKEAMACDAMALFGEKYGETVRLVSVPDFSKELCGGTHVSRTGQIGLFKIISESSVASGMRRLEACTAQTALDFVHELEEAVSIITFQLKCPRWEASKKVARLLEMTKDLEKQLQQAKKVRATQGLDKLLSGTREINHIKVLSARVEAENVRSLRDLGDRLRDKIGSGVIVIGSRADGKALLLVLVTKDLTDRLHAGNMIKQVARIIGGSGGGRPEMAQAGGPKPERLEEALEAVYDIVHTKLSLDY